The Lycium ferocissimum isolate CSIRO_LF1 chromosome 10, AGI_CSIRO_Lferr_CH_V1, whole genome shotgun sequence genome window below encodes:
- the LOC132032928 gene encoding probable inactive leucine-rich repeat receptor-like protein kinase At3g03770, producing the protein FGPKFPQLGSKIESIALRNNKFTASIPEKVQSYYQLEHFDISSNNFVGPFPPSLISLSSITYLNVAGNKLTGMLFEDNPCNTALDFVDLSANLLTGTSPSCLLSSSRNRIVHFSNNCLATGDGTQHPLSFCRNEALAVGVLPHHQRQKPSSKLILALIICGSITGGVILVCLTIFIVKSFLAKKAAQKTPTRFISEDASSSYTSKLFTDARYITQAMKLGALSLPSYRTFSLEELEVATNNFDTATFMDEISNGQMYRGQMRDGSYVTIRCLKMKRSTTTQNFMHHIELISKFRHQHLVSSLGHCFECYLDDSSVSRIFLVFEYVPNGTLRSWISDKHARRKLTWTQRIAAATGVAKGLQFLHNGIIPGLFSNNLKITDILLDQNLVAKIGSYNLPILSENVGKEYYQTFPVRYNQREKYDEKLDVYDFGVILLEIITGTQINTKSDVLVLQNQLQVSIMGNEASRKNVVDGAIRSSCSGESLKTMIEMCCRCLYEDPVDRPSMEDVLWNLQFAAQVQDDSDVSPISPLQPSGQLVIQ; encoded by the exons TTTGGACCGAAATTTCCTCAACTTGGAAGCAAAATTGAAAGCATTGCTCTGAGGAATAATAAGTTCACTGCAAGCATTCCAGAGAAAGTTCAGTCCTATTATCAGCTTGaacattttgatatttcttccaacaacttTGTGGGGCCATTTCCTCCATCGTTAATATCTTTGTCATCCATCACATATCTGAATGTTGCAGGAAACAAGTTAACGGGAATGCTTTTTGAAGATAATCCATGCAACACTGCATTAGATTTTGTTGATCTGTCTGCTAATCTGTTGACAGGAACATCACCTAGTTGCCTTCTGTCTAGTTCTAGGAACAGGATTGTGCATTTTTCCAATAACTGCTTAGCCACCGGAGATGGTACTCAACATCCATTGTCTTTTTGCCGGAATGAGGCTTTGGCTGTTGGTGTCTTACCTCATCATCAAAGACAAAAACCTTCTTCTAAATTGATTCTTGCCTTGATCATATGTGGTAGCATCACTGGTGGAGTCATACTAGTATGCCTCACCATCTTCATTGTCAAATCTTTTCTTGCAAAGAAGGCTGCCCAGAAAACCCCAACCAGATTCATTTCAGAAGATGCATCATCTTCATATACCTCCAAGTTATTCACAGATGCAA GATACATTACTCAAGCAATGAAGCTAGGAGCACTTAGTCTTCCATCTTATAGAACCTTCTCTCTAGAAGAACTTGAGGTGGCTACGAACAACTTTGATACAGCAACTTTTATGGACGAAATTTCTAATGGCCAG ATGTACAGAGGCCAGATGAGGGATGGTTCATATGTTACCATTAGATGcctgaaaatgaaaagaagcaCCACtactcaaaattttatgcatcACATAGAGTTGATATCCAAGTTCAGACACCAGCATTTGGTCAGTTCTCTTGGACACTGCTTTGAGTGTTACTTGGATGATTCAAGTGTTAGCAGAATATTTCTCGTCTTTGAATACGTACCTAATGGGACCCTAAGGAGCTGGATTTCTG ATAAACATGCTAGACGGAAACTAACTTGGACGCAACGTATAGCAGCTGCTACAGGGGTAGCAAAGGGCCTACAATTCTTGCATAATGGAATTATCCCTGGgcttttttcaaataatttgaAGATAACAGATATCTTGCTGGATCAGAACCTTGTTGCAAAAATTGGCAGCTACAATTTACCTATTCTGTCTGAGAATGTTGGAAAG GAATACTATCAAACTTTTCCCGTTCGTTATAACCAGAG ggaaaaatatgatgagaagTTGGATGTGTATGACTTTGGAGTTATACTGTTGGAAATCATTACGGGGACGCAGATAAATACCAAAAGTGATGTCCTAGTTCTACAAAATCAG TTGCAAGTAAGCATAATGGGCAATGAAGCATCAAGAAAGAATGTGGTCGATGGAGCAATAAGAAGTTCATGCTCGGGTGAATCATTGAAGACAATGATAGAGATGTGCTGCAGGTGTTTGTACGAAGATCCGGTGGACAGGCCTTCGATGGAGGATGTGCTATGGAATTTGCAGTTTGCAGCTCAAGTTCAGGATGATTCTGATGTCTCTCCAATTTCACCTCTACAACCTTCAGGCCAACTCGTCATTCAATAG